DNA from Leptospira terpstrae serovar Hualin str. LT 11-33 = ATCC 700639:
GACTTCTCGAATAACACCAAACGTAGGAAATAGTTGGCAATCAGTTTGCTATGCTCCTAAACTTGGCCTCTTCGTTGCTGTTGCTATTTCTGGCACTGACAAAGTCATGACTTCACCTGATGGTATAAACTGGACACAACGATCAACACCTACAGATGGAAGTTCCTGGTATTCAGTTTGTTGGTCTCCAAAGTTAGGAACATTAGTAGCTGTTTGCCATATAGGAAATAAAGTTATGACAACTAGAACAGGTTTAGGGGCAGGTCACTTATAATGGAAATCGGCTTCCAAGAGTTAGTTGGTGCAGTAACAGGTATTTCTATTTACTATGTAAATTCACAAGTAAATCAGAAGCTCTCTAATTTCAAAGAAGAGTTAAACGAAAAAATCCAATCCAACACTGACAAGATTACTGAAGTAAAATCAGAGCATGATCGCAACAATGATAAGGTCATGTCTGAACTTTCAACTCTAAATAGAAATTTAGAAAGAACTGAAACCACCATGAGAAAGTTCTCTGATGAGTCTTCAGCTACAAGAGATTTAGTTTTAAAAATATATGAACAAATAATGGTCGGGCTTGAAAAGAAGCCAACTAGTAAAGGAAAGCGAAAATGAGCAATGTAAACTATTATCCAAATCGATTTCTTGAAACAATGCCAACGGAATCTTTAATTCCGGGATGGGATGTTCCATGGATACCAAACAGTAAAAACAGCGTTCCGCGTTATGCGTTGGATTACTCGTTAAGCGGAGTAACACAACCGATTGGCTTTGATATTGATACTTTCAACTATTTAAGCCAATTCAAAGGCTTTAAGCACAATGCAGAATTGAAACGACTTTCTTTTGTTGTAAAGAAGGAAACTGTCTTTCGGAAAACTCTTGCTTCTACTCTTTTTTCAACAGATCAAGAGATCCAGAAATTTAGAGAAACAATCTTATCAAAACATACTTCTTTGAATCAGTTGAAAGAGTATGTATTTGAAGAAGGCGGTTTAGTTGATCCCATCCGAACCATTGCAGATACAACCGGAACCAAAAAAGAAGAAGTCAAAGATGGATTAAAATACGGAACCTATGCAGCAGTTGGTTTCGGTCTTTTTCTTTTACTTAGAAAGTAAATGAGTTTAGAAGTAACACAGGCTAACAATTCAATTGAACTAGTTACTTCTAGACTTCAATCATTTTGGAAGGATTTAAAGAAAGCTATTCCAGAGGCGGAATTGTTTGAAACCAAAAGATCAAACGAAAGACAAACCTATCTTTATTCTTTGGGGAGAACGAGATCCGGAGAGATCGTAACTTATGCAACAGCCGGAAATTCTCCACATAATCATGGTTTGGCTTTTGATATAAGGAATGTCAATTTTACAAACAGAGAAAAAGACATTAGAGAGTTACTGAGTAAAAACTCTGATATAGCCTGGGGAATGGATTTTTGGAGAATCGACACTAAAACAAAGAAGAAAGTAAAATTCCCAGATTCAGCTCATTTTCAAATCAAAGGTTGGAGAAGATTTGTTCCAGGACTCAATGGCAAGATTATCTTCCCTATCGTAGCAGTTATTGGAATTTCAATTTATAGTTTAAGAGGTAAGCGAAAATGAAAGGTCGAGTTTATGTTTATGTACCAACAAACAAGAAGTACAACTACCCAAAAGTAGAAGGACTATTGTATAACACTCAAGAGAAGAGATTTTCTTTTCTATCTGAAGTCGATGTAAATGGAAAAGCAATCGGAGAAACTGCCGGTAAAGCTATCAGAGATTTTCAAACAATGAATCCGGGTGTTGGAATTATTAAAGTTGAAACAAAACCAATTTCAACTACAACCACTACAACCCAAACCCCACCAAAGGCAAACGTGACCACAAATCAAACGAACGCTAAAGAGAAATCTGGTTCAAGTGTTCTTTTGGTAATAGCAGCGATTGCAGCCGGTTTTTTCTTCTAGTTAAAAGATGGATTCATTTACAGATCATCTTTTAACGGAAACAGATTATCTTTCTCAAAGAGATAATATAAATCCTTACACCATCGAGGACGGAAAAGTTTTTGATAAAAAAGGAAAGTATCTTTTTGATTTAGAAGACTTTGAAAAATACGAACACCTACTCTATGATCGAGTTACAAAGTGTTTTATATCTGCTGGTTCCATGTTCTGTGGATTCTTACACGAAAGAAGAATTATCAAAACTATTGTCGATGAAGTCGCATATGAACTTGCATTAGACAAAGTAATGAAAAAGGGAGAAACAAGATTCCTTTGGGCAGTTCATAAAAGACTGATGAACGAGGTCATTCTAAAGGATTCAGATTTCATGTTTGATTTTGAAAAGGCTACTCTTTCAGCAATCCAAAAGATTATGAAGAAAGGAGATCCTTTGATGATTTCACTTTACATAAAGGATTGGTATCCTTCAGGAAAAGGTCATCTAACATTTGGAAGTGGATACAGAGAAGACTTAAATGGAAAACTACTTGGTTTTAAATTAAAAGATCCATTCGGAAAACTTTTAACTAATTACAAGGACCATGACGGGGACAATTCTTTCATTCCACTTCCGGACTTTAAGAAGGCAATCAATGGTCCATCGAAAGCACCTTGTCACATTGGTTTTTTACAGGAAAAAAAATGAAAAGCGAAAACAAAATTTTAAACTTCTTACAAAAGTTCGGGATTGCAATTTTCTTTTTAGGATTTATTGCCGATGCAGTTCTTCAGTATTTTGAACGTGCTCCGGAAGTGAAAATCCTTGGAGATAATTCTTTTCCGGCTTTTTGGTCTTTGTCTATATTGGGAATCATGTTTATTGCTTCTCCAATTTACCCGACTGCTTGGGAAAAGTGGCGAACTCGGAATTCTTTTGGTACGTGGCCACAACTGAAGAGGAAAAGAAAATGAAAATATTCATTTGTTTATTTATTTTCTTTTTTGGTTGTCTTAGCGTTCCTCAGAACCCATCTTCTAAGCCCCTGACAAGCCTTCTACGCAGCTCTGCAAAGGAAAAGAAGGATCTAGGTGACCAAAAGACTTCCGAGCTTCTAGAAGCGGCAGCCGATACAATTGACTCCTCTGATGAGAATGCACGTATTGCAATTGCAAACCAAGCAAGCACAGCAAAGGAAAATTCGGATCTTCAAAGGGATGCGGGTTTTACAGATGGATTAAAAGCATTGAGAAACTGGTCTATCATTGCACTTTCTCTAATTGTTCTAATCCTAGGATTGTATGCTTATATAAAAGGCAAAATCAAAATACCTTTTTTACCTTCGCCTTAAAAAGCTATTCATCTCCGGAGACAGAACTCCGGAGAGTCTCCGCACTAATATTCAATTTTAAAATTTCCTCTAGATATTCTATCTCTTTCAAATCGAAAGAGTTCTTTTCCTTTTTATCTTTCAAAAACTTTATTCGCCTATCGTATGTATATTGATAATCACTTGTCTTATGTAGAATAGATCCTAAGACATCCGAGTGCGTTGGATTAAATCCATTCTGTTTTATAAATTCCTTCCTATATTCTTCCCATGATAAAACTAAATTATGTTCGCTTAAACGTGCTTGGATCTTGATAGAATTTCTCATAGCACTTTCTTAATATTTACTTTTCTCTTGACAAGCCTTATAAAAATCATTCATTCACTTAATATGTACTTTGTGGTCACTTGGTTTTTACTTGGTAATCACTTAGTTTTCACAAAGATACTACAAAAAACTAAGCGAAAAGGTAGAAAATTTGTATGGTTGATTCAGACGATGCGTTCCGCAAAATGAAAACTCTTTATGGAAAAAGGAAAAACGAGTTTCCTGATTCCGATTATACTTTAGAATTATTCACAGAAAAAAACAAAGTAGTGATAAAAGGTGAAGATATTCCAACTTCCTTCCCAGTTATCAATAGAAACTTAGAAAATCCTCATTTCATTAACTATGAACTAAAGAAAGATGGAAATGTAATTGGCTCTGGAATATTGAAAGAGTTTAGTCCTATTGAAAAAAAGCAAGAGGAAGCTACTAGCCCACAACTTCCAACTACTCCTCTAGATATTATGAAAGCCACGTTTGAAATGAATCGTGTTTATTCTGAAGACTTAGAGAGAGTGACTAGAAAGTATTCTGACAAGTTCGCTGAATACGATAAGGAAGTAGAACAAAGGATCAACAAACAAAAAGAAAATTTGAATGAAAAACTTGATTCTGTTGAGTATGCAAATAAACGAAGAATGGAAATCCAAAATGAAGAGTTTGGATTGGAAAGAAAGCGTTGGGAATTGGAGAAAGAACAAATTCTTGCTCGCAAGAGGATAAGAGAAGATCGATTCCGCTTTACAGATGTTTTAGGAAAAGTTGCTGAAGGTGCAATGGAAGCTCTTTCCGCAGATCCAGAAAAATCGGTAAATCTATTGGTTACCGGAGTAAAATTTTTAGGTAAGGCTTGGAGGGGTGAATCTTTCGAAGCTGAAATTCCATCATCATGAAAAAGAAATTTCCTTTAGGTCGTATTGCAATTGCTATATCAAAGGCAATACTTAAAGAAGGAACTCCTTACTTATTAAAAAAGATAGATCCGAATCTTAAAAAGGAAATAGAAAAGTTCCAGTTGCATAAAAAGCAAGTGGAACGGCAAGAAAAGATTCGGAACAAGTTATTTCCAAATGCAATTGAAGTAAAAGAATATCAGGTAACAGAAAATGACGAACGAAGAGAAAATATCTAAATTGGTTTTAGTAATGGATAAAGTAGAAAAGTTTGTATCTGCTAAAATGCCGGGTTCAGCTTTATTTAGTCCTGAATTGAAATTTATTAGGAATGAGATTAAGGATCTAAAAAGTAGCTGTAATCTTTCCTAACTCCTATCGTCAAACGGAAGTTATGAAAGACAGAATTAAAAATCTAAAATTAAAACTATTGAAACAATATTCCGAGCTAGATGATTCTCGGTTGGATGATTCAATGTATGCGACAATTAGACAAGGGATGATTTTGGAATTTCTGAAAGAACTAGATGAACTAGTGAAAGTAAAATAATAGCAGGTATCGTTTGGAAATGGAAGCGAACCTGGTTGGTATTGAAGGTGCAAATTTGGGATACTGGGTTCAAAATACAATAACAGTTTTTGTAAACGAAGAGATAGAATTCTTCGATCAGAAATTGAAATCGATTCTACTAACAAACGATGAAATCAATGACGAAATTCGTCCTTCTAACATAAGCGAAAGACTCAAAGGATCTAAAGGGGAATGTATTTGCATTTCCGGCATTTTAAACACTACGGGAAAAGATGACCTTTTTGAACCTTGCTTAAAACTATCCATAGAACTCCAAACAAAGGTTATTCTATCTTCTTTCGACATGCAGAAAGATACAATTTTTTACTGCCTAATAGACGAAGGTTTAGTTTTGGTGAGGAATGAAACACAGTTTTAAGCATTCCACCTAACGCCTAAATCAAAAAAACGATTTTGTGTAGTACCGGAAAGGCTTTCTGAAACACTATTTTTCCGTAAAGCCCTTCGGGACTCCGTTATTTCGGATCAAATATTTTTCTATCCTGAATTCATCCATAGCAATTTCCAATAGTTCAGACTCAACAAATCCCCTAGGAAGAGGTTTGGATTCAAATCTTGATTGTAAAGCATGGCGGTCACTTTCTTCAAAATTTTCAATATGATCTGTAGATACATCCCCCAGAAGAATTCGCAGAGTGTTTAATTCGCTAGAAATATTACCCAAACATTCAAAAATATTAACATCATCCACACACTTAACCGTGAGAGTTTGATTGATATGTGCAAAAATTTCCTTAACAGTCTGTTGCACAGAATGCACGTTTCTATAAATCTCTTGAAACTCTGCTCTACTGATCGGGTTTTTAGATTCGGTATATTTTATAAATTCACTAAATGCCTCGTTCAGTGATTCAAATTGTTTTGCATTGTCTTCACGTTTTTTGAAGTGATCGTGGAAGTCGTTATATGATTTCAGAGAAACGGTAAGTTCATTTCGTTGGATCAACTCACGTAAAAAATCCGTCCAGAACAAATCACGCATTACCTGTTTCCGTATCCAACGTCCGAATTTTTTGTCACTCATTGAATCAGTGAAATTTGCCACAAAACACCTCACACACGAGAAAATGAATTTTACTCTCTTGGGAAGGAAATAAATACTCAATCCTATTTTTTTTGAATCCGCCGAATTTTAGAAAATAGTGTCTCTAGTGTCTTTGTGTCTCTACCATTAAATTGTGAATAATCATGCAAATTTCATACTTTTTTAATTGACATAATCCAGGAAAAATCTAATCTTTAGGAAGTTATCCAACTTTGGAGCTAAGGGGGTGGGGATGTTGGCGATACAAAAAGATGTAAGAACGACTTTTTCTTGTGAGAAAGATTTGATGAATGCTGTAGATCAATTTGCGGCAAATAATGAAATGGATCGATCAAAAGTAATTCGGTTAGCAATTAAGAAGTTTCTGAATGTTTCGCCGATTGAAAAACGATCGGCAAAGAAATAAGGATCTGTAGATTTGATTTGGGGGCGGATGCCCATGATACTGCACAACTGTGTAGGCAATACATCCCGCCACCCAATAACTTCCCTATACAACATCCTCCAATTTCTCTCCATCTAAAAAATATATTTGCAAATTTTAATATAAAGAAGTTCATCTTTCTACATTCATGAATCAAATTTTCAAAATTCGACTGCTCGAAACCCTAGATCCAAACTCACAACTTTGTTTGGATCATCTTTGGGAAGAGATCCAAAATCGATATGGATTCCAAGCGCCAAACCCAATGGATTTTCAAGATTTTTTGCATCCAAGAGGAAAGTTCTTCATCGCAGAACATAATGAAACAAATGAAGTTTTAGGATCAGCAGCCTATACAAAGTTCAACGATTCAAAGTGTGAATTGGATGCTGTTTACGTATTTCCCAAGTTTCGAAAAAATAATGTCGCCAAATCTTTGTTAATTGAATTAGAAAAACAAGCCCAAATCGACCATTTCTCATCCATGATCCTACGAGCGGGCGCACCACAACCAGAAGCTTTAACTTTATACAAAAACTTTGGATTCAAAGAAATTCCGGCGTTTGGTAAATGGGCATCAGATCCCACTGCCATATGTTTTGAGAAACAAATCGTCTGACTTTTTCTGGCCGCCCGGGCGGGCTACTCCGGAGTCCGCTTTCGCTTCCCCCTGATTTGTCTATCGCCAAACCAGGGTGCTTTCGGCATCCTTCGTATCCCTGACGGTAGAAATTTCCAACTTTAGTGTGTTAGATTTTCCATTTTTATTAAAAAAAGGGCTGACTGCCTATTCTTTGTCGGACAAAATCATACTTCTGATTTTTGAGGGGGCAAAAGATTTGTTGTGAAAAAGAATCAAAGTGAAAAAAAAGTTCCCCCTAATGCAATAAAAAACAAACAAGAACTGATTTTGCGACAGATGGAAACTTTGGCAAAGATTGGTCACTGGGATGTGGACTTTGTAAACCAAACTCTCCATTGGTCGGAAGGAGTGTTCCATATTTTAGAATTGGATCCTTCTTCCATGCCGATCAATTTAGAAACAGGTTTTCTTTTTGTCCATCCTGATGATCGCGAACGTGCCATTGAACATATGAAAGAAGTTCTCGAAACTGGAATTGACTACGATTTAGAATGTAGGCTCATCACCACTTCGGGAAAAATCAAATCCATTCGTTCTCTCGCTGATGTGATTCGAAATGAAAAAAACGAACCATTACAAATTGTAGGAATCTTTCAAGATATCACCGAACAAAGAGAAGCTTACGAAACTTTAAAACAACAAGAACTAAGATTAAGTACGATTCTACAATCAGAACCAGAATGTGTGAAAGTAGTTTCTCCAGATGGAATCCTAGTAGAGATGAATCCTGCTGGTCTACAAATGATAGAGGCAGACTCTCCAGAGGAAGCGGTTGGACAAAAGGTAGAAAACTTAGTGAACCCGTTGGATTTAAAATATTATCAATCAATTCATAATCGTGCACTGCAAGGAATTAAGTCGAGTACAAGGTTTCGTATCATAGGCCTGAAAGGTACTGAAAGATGGATGGAAAGTACAGCAGTTCCTTTGACCAATCAATCGGGAGAGATCATGTCCGTACTGAGTGTAACTCGTGATATTTCAGACAAAGTAAAATCAGAAGAAAAACTCATTCGTATCAAACGAAACCAAGAAGCACTCATCAATGGAACTTCTGATTTGATTTGGTCTTTAGATTCTAAGTTTCGTTTGATTGCCGCTAACAAAGCTTTTTCCGATGTGATGAGTTTTTTACTCGGAACCGCAGCTAAAGAAGGTGATTCGGTTCTTATCATGAGCCAAGGCGAAGCTTTCTATGAAAAATGGAAGGGGTATTATGAGAGGGGACTATCAGGAGAAAGTTTCAAAACATACGAAAGATTTATTAGCCCCATCACCCAGCTGGAAGAACACCGTGAGGTATTTTTTAATCCGATCAGAAATGCAGAAAATCAAATCACTGGCCTTGCTTGTTTTTCTAAAGATATCACTGATTTGATGGCAAAACGAATGGAACTTGTCGCAAGTGAAAAACGTTACCGAGCCCTTGTGGAAAATGGTGTCGATGTAATTGCCATACTTAGTACCGAAGGTAAAGCCAAGTATGTATCTCCTTCGATTACAAAAGTATTGGGATATTCCGAATTGGATGCAATGCATATGAACTTATTTGATTTTTTACATCCAGATGATGTTCCCAAAATTATCAAAAGATTGGAAGAGGTTCGTTCCATTCCTCAAGGGAATTCTTTGCCGAGTCATAATTTTAGAATCAAACACCAAAATGGTTCATGGAGGTGGGTGGAGTCTACCATTACCAATCTCATTGAAGACGAAAACATTGGTGGGATCGTTGATAACTTTCACGATGTGACAGAACGAGTTTTTCAAATTACAGCAATCCAGACCCAAAATGAAAAACTCAAAGCCATCGCTTGGACCCAGTCCCATGTGGTGCGGAATCCTTTGGCAAAAATCATGGGAATTGTGGATTTGATCAAAACGGGAGCACTTTCACATGAAGAAGAACGCCAAAGTTTGGACCATCTCATCGAATCGGCCAAAGAATTGGACAGTATCATTCAGGACATTGTACTAAAATCCCAACGAGTCATAGTTCCCTGAATTAATTATTTAAGACCGTTTAATTTATCTTGCTTCTTCTACTAAATTAGTTCTAATTCGTAGCCATGGTTTTCTCAACTTTCCTTTCAGACTTAATTCTTTCCTTAATTACCTTGGCAATGGCCTATCGATTTGTCGGGAAGTCATCTATCCCATCTCGTTCAGCATTTTACGGGTTTGCCATCATCGGTATATCCGCTGGACTTGGATCGATACATTTTTTAGGCATCAATACTCTTGATTCCATCTATCGATTCTTTGTAGGATTGTCTGGATGTGTGGGTGTTCCACTACTCGGTTTAGCATTTTTTCATTTTACCTTTCGATCCCTATCGGAAAAAACTTTTTTGCTCTTCATTGCAGTCGCATTTCTTCTCTACTTAGTGTTCTCTTATGTTTATCCACTTCCTGTTTACTCGACAGTTGTTGGTGGATTGTCAATGTTTATCATCCTCATTAGTTCTATAGTTCGTTTCCCTAGAAAATCAAATGCTGCTGTGATGGGAATCATTGGATCAATTTTGTTTATCGTTGCAGGTCTTGTGATTGGTACTAAAGGATCA
Protein-coding regions in this window:
- a CDS encoding M15 family metallopeptidase, producing the protein MSLEVTQANNSIELVTSRLQSFWKDLKKAIPEAELFETKRSNERQTYLYSLGRTRSGEIVTYATAGNSPHNHGLAFDIRNVNFTNREKDIRELLSKNSDIAWGMDFWRIDTKTKKKVKFPDSAHFQIKGWRRFVPGLNGKIIFPIVAVIGISIYSLRGKRK
- a CDS encoding ribbon-helix-helix protein, CopG family, coding for MLAIQKDVRTTFSCEKDLMNAVDQFAANNEMDRSKVIRLAIKKFLNVSPIEKRSAKK
- a CDS encoding GNAT family N-acetyltransferase, whose product is MNQIFKIRLLETLDPNSQLCLDHLWEEIQNRYGFQAPNPMDFQDFLHPRGKFFIAEHNETNEVLGSAAYTKFNDSKCELDAVYVFPKFRKNNVAKSLLIELEKQAQIDHFSSMILRAGAPQPEALTLYKNFGFKEIPAFGKWASDPTAICFEKQIV
- a CDS encoding PAS domain S-box protein, encoding MKKNQSEKKVPPNAIKNKQELILRQMETLAKIGHWDVDFVNQTLHWSEGVFHILELDPSSMPINLETGFLFVHPDDRERAIEHMKEVLETGIDYDLECRLITTSGKIKSIRSLADVIRNEKNEPLQIVGIFQDITEQREAYETLKQQELRLSTILQSEPECVKVVSPDGILVEMNPAGLQMIEADSPEEAVGQKVENLVNPLDLKYYQSIHNRALQGIKSSTRFRIIGLKGTERWMESTAVPLTNQSGEIMSVLSVTRDISDKVKSEEKLIRIKRNQEALINGTSDLIWSLDSKFRLIAANKAFSDVMSFLLGTAAKEGDSVLIMSQGEAFYEKWKGYYERGLSGESFKTYERFISPITQLEEHREVFFNPIRNAENQITGLACFSKDITDLMAKRMELVASEKRYRALVENGVDVIAILSTEGKAKYVSPSITKVLGYSELDAMHMNLFDFLHPDDVPKIIKRLEEVRSIPQGNSLPSHNFRIKHQNGSWRWVESTITNLIEDENIGGIVDNFHDVTERVFQITAIQTQNEKLKAIAWTQSHVVRNPLAKIMGIVDLIKTGALSHEEERQSLDHLIESAKELDSIIQDIVLKSQRVIVP
- a CDS encoding DUF6962 family protein gives rise to the protein MVFSTFLSDLILSLITLAMAYRFVGKSSIPSRSAFYGFAIIGISAGLGSIHFLGINTLDSIYRFFVGLSGCVGVPLLGLAFFHFTFRSLSEKTFLLFIAVAFLLYLVFSYVYPLPVYSTVVGGLSMFIILISSIVRFPRKSNAAVMGIIGSILFIVAGLVIGTKGSTGPVLNVDIFHILLAIANYCLAEGIRKLS